From Varibaculum massiliense, a single genomic window includes:
- the frr gene encoding ribosome recycling factor, with protein sequence MIDDILLEAEEKMEKAIEFSREEFTAIRTGRANAAMFNPILVEYYGAPTPLQQLATINIPEPRTVLISPYDKSSTNDVIKAVRDSDLGVNPTDEGNHIRVTLPELTEERRRDYVKLAGQKAEEGRVSIRGIRRKAMDQLGKLKKDGDAGEDEVARAEKEIEALTKKQVDTMDALLEAKEKELMEM encoded by the coding sequence GTGATTGACGATATTCTGCTCGAGGCCGAGGAGAAAATGGAAAAAGCCATCGAGTTTTCTCGGGAAGAGTTCACTGCGATTCGCACCGGGCGCGCTAATGCCGCCATGTTCAACCCGATTTTGGTGGAGTACTATGGGGCGCCCACGCCTTTGCAGCAGCTGGCCACGATCAATATCCCCGAGCCGCGCACCGTGCTGATTTCCCCTTATGATAAATCCTCTACCAATGATGTTATTAAAGCAGTTCGTGACAGCGACCTGGGGGTTAACCCCACCGATGAAGGTAACCACATTCGGGTGACTCTGCCGGAACTGACTGAAGAACGTCGCCGTGATTACGTAAAGCTCGCGGGACAAAAGGCCGAGGAAGGTCGGGTATCCATTCGTGGTATCCGCCGTAAAGCCATGGACCAGCTGGGCAAGCTAAAGAAAGATGGCGATGCTGGCGAGGACGAAGTGGCGCGTGCCGAAAAAGAGATCGAGGCTTTGACGAAAAAGCAGGTTGACACCATGGACGCCCTGCTAGAGGCCAAAGAAAAAGAACTAATGGAGATGTAG